A region from the Acipenser ruthenus chromosome 13, fAciRut3.2 maternal haplotype, whole genome shotgun sequence genome encodes:
- the LOC117417638 gene encoding protein phosphatase 1K, mitochondrial-like, with protein MSMAIAFFRHGRVVVERAVNIGAFCSKNSCNTIARGISSTSGRKNLAIVAERRFQQPAAWDNFGIWLDEPVVLPPRSVDASHNIKTNIPNAGCASQIGKRKENEDRYCIGKVSDSIYFFAVFDGHGGDAAAEFCSRNLRHFIMKNIQLDSDLESVLVKSFLQIDNAFLQSFYSSGEDVALCAGTTATVALLRNKTELVVASVGDSPAVLCREGKAEPLTEDHSPRRKDERQRIQQCGGFIDWNSAGEPYVNGRLAMTRSIGDLQVKPYGVTAEPEVTAVKLQHTKDSFLVLTTDGVSGFMEGQEMCDIVKKCQDPSEAALIVADQALQYGSQDNITTMVVPFGAWGKYKNALTSSSFGRIMVASGRWS; from the exons ATGTCTATGGCCATCGCATTTTTCAGACATGGAAGGGTTGTGGTTGAGAGAGCAGTGAATATCGGCGCTTTCTGTAGTAAGAATTCTTGCAACACCATCGCACGAGGGATTTCATCAACCAGCGGAAGAAAGAATTTGGCAATCGTAGCAGAGAGGCGTTTTCAGCAGCCAGCCGCTTGGGACAATTTCGGAATTTGGTTAGACGAGCCTGTTGTGCTTCCTCCTCGTTCAGTAGATGCCAGTCACAACATAAAAACTAACATTCCCAATGCTGGCTGTGCAAGTCAGATtggaaaaagaaaagagaacGAAGACCGTTACTGCATTGGAAAGGTTTCCGACAGCATTTATTTCTTTGCGGTATTCGATGGCCATGGCGGAGATGCCGCCGCAGAGTTTTGCTCCAGGAATCTGCGTCACTTTATTAT GAAAAACATTCAGTTGGACTCGGATCTGGAATCGGTTCTAGTGAAGTCCTTCCTTCAAATCGACAATGCCTTCTTGCAGAGCTTTTACAGTTCAGGAGAAG ATGTTGCACTCTGTGCTGGAACGACAGCCACCGTTGCCTTGCTGCGCAATAAGACTGAGCTTGTGGTTGCAAGTGTTGGAGACAGTCCAGCTGTCCTCTGCCGTGAGGGAAAAGCAGAACCCTTAACTGAAGATCACAGCCCAAGGCGAAAAGATGAAAGGCAAAG AATTCAGCAGTGTGGTGGTTTTATTGACTGGAACAGTGCTGGTGAGCCTTATGTCAACGGAAGGCTGGCTATGACTCGGAGTATTGGTGATCTCCAGGTTAAACCTTACGGAGTGACAGCAGAGCCTGAAGTTACTGCAGTAAAG ttgcaaCATACCAAAGATTCCTTCCTGGTTTTAACAACTGATGGAGTTAGTGGGTTCATGGAAGGACAGGAAATGTGTGACATTGTGAAGAAGTGTCAGGATCCATCAGAAGCTGCTCTTATTGTTGCTGATCAA GCGCTGCAGTATGGATCGCAAGATAATATAACTACGATGGTGGTACCATTTGGTGCATGGGGAAAATACAAGAATGCCCTGACATCCTCAAGCTTTGGAAGAATCATGGTGGCTAGCGGCCGGTGGAGTTAA